The following proteins are encoded in a genomic region of Ornithinibacillus sp. 4-3:
- a CDS encoding nucleotide pyrophosphohydrolase, whose protein sequence is MDNSKRSSFKKGFLKINKQSYTTEEIQSRVDAYISQFKEGYFSPLSLMARLTEETGELAREISHFHGEKPKKSSEKAGSIEEEVGDIIFVLACFANSLDFKLDEAFEQSMRKFEVRDENRWTKKE, encoded by the coding sequence ATGGATAATAGTAAAAGAAGTTCTTTCAAAAAGGGGTTTTTAAAAATTAATAAACAATCATATACTACAGAAGAAATTCAATCACGAGTTGACGCATATATTTCACAATTTAAAGAGGGATACTTTTCTCCGTTAAGCTTGATGGCTCGACTGACAGAAGAAACTGGAGAGCTTGCAAGAGAAATCAGTCATTTCCATGGAGAAAAACCAAAAAAATCTTCTGAAAAAGCAGGAAGCATAGAGGAAGAGGTTGGAGATATTATTTTTGTTTTAGCATGTTTTGCTAATTCCTTAGATTTTAAGCTTGATGAGGCATTTGAACAATCCATGCGAAAATTTGAAGTACGTGATGAAAATCGTTGGACGAAAAAAGAATAA
- a CDS encoding DUF6440 family protein, with translation MSEKRFEIIDKQGKLEQFKVIRHNETGILYMHHLVGYAGGLTVLVDSQGKPLIDEEYKQ, from the coding sequence ATGAGTGAAAAACGTTTTGAGATTATTGACAAACAAGGCAAACTAGAACAATTCAAAGTTATACGTCATAATGAGACAGGGATTCTTTATATGCATCATTTAGTTGGTTATGCAGGTGGGTTAACTGTTTTGGTTGATTCGCAAGGGAAGCCTTTGATTGATGAAGAATATAAACAGTAA
- a CDS encoding zinc metallopeptidase, whose translation MSLGTLLIYFALLMIIPLWAQAKVKGTYNKYSKVATSSYMTGAQVARKILDDNGLYDVTIEETKGVLTDHYDPRKKVVRLSQGNYRGHSKAATAIAAHEVGHALQDAEGYAFLKFRSALVPVASFGSNISFFLIFAGLIFSMTNLLLLGIIFMAAAVLFQLVTLPVEFNASSRAMDQVIASGIIRNDEERDTKKVLNAAALTYVAAALVAVAELVRFILIFLNSND comes from the coding sequence ATGTCATTAGGAACTTTACTAATATACTTTGCATTGTTAATGATTATTCCACTTTGGGCGCAAGCAAAAGTGAAAGGAACCTATAATAAATATTCTAAAGTAGCGACTTCATCCTATATGACCGGGGCTCAAGTTGCACGAAAAATTTTAGATGATAATGGATTATATGATGTTACGATTGAGGAAACAAAAGGAGTTTTGACAGATCATTATGACCCAAGAAAGAAAGTAGTTCGTCTTTCTCAAGGGAATTATCGTGGTCACTCTAAAGCAGCTACAGCAATAGCAGCACATGAAGTTGGCCATGCATTACAGGATGCAGAAGGATATGCATTTCTTAAATTTAGATCAGCATTAGTTCCTGTAGCAAGCTTTGGATCAAATATTTCCTTTTTCCTTATTTTTGCAGGGCTTATTTTTAGTATGACCAATTTATTATTATTAGGTATTATCTTCATGGCAGCTGCAGTGTTGTTCCAACTTGTTACTTTACCAGTCGAGTTTAATGCTTCCTCACGGGCGATGGATCAAGTAATCGCTTCAGGTATTATCCGTAATGATGAAGAACGGGATACAAAGAAAGTATTAAATGCTGCTGCTTTAACCTATGTAGCTGCTGCATTAGTAGCTGTAGCAGAGCTCGTGAGATTTATTTTAATCTTTTTAAATAGTAATGATTAA
- a CDS encoding sporulation protein YpjB, protein MELIRKSMFRYLLIILIALFSMIFFAPEIAAKEANVTVTIEIKSFLWIVSIVGGCIATTLAYVSYKKYKSMKKKQTNDKSNS, encoded by the coding sequence GTGGAATTGATAAGAAAAAGCATGTTCAGATACCTTCTAATCATCCTCATAGCATTATTTAGTATGATCTTTTTTGCTCCAGAGATTGCTGCTAAAGAAGCAAATGTTACAGTTACTATTGAAATAAAATCCTTTCTATGGATTGTCAGTATAGTAGGTGGCTGTATTGCCACAACGCTAGCTTATGTAAGCTATAAAAAGTATAAAAGTATGAAAAAGAAACAAACTAATGATAAGTCAAATAGTTGA
- a CDS encoding DUF1405 domain-containing protein: MLKYLFIDKRFIFVLFLINLFGTIYGYIWYKSQLAITPLHFLPFVPDSPTASLFFTIFLLFFLFNKNTPYIEALALTSLFKYGIWAVVMNLLTLILNGELSPQGYMLIASHGAMAIQGLIYAPYYKIKMRHLVVASLWILHNDIIDYVFEMMPIYSDLTTYMQEIGYFTFWLSILTIFIAYKITIPKKK; encoded by the coding sequence ATGTTAAAATATTTATTTATCGACAAACGATTTATTTTTGTGTTATTTCTTATCAATTTGTTTGGAACGATTTATGGTTATATTTGGTATAAGAGTCAATTAGCAATTACTCCTTTGCATTTTTTGCCGTTTGTTCCAGATAGTCCTACAGCAAGTTTATTTTTTACGATATTTTTATTGTTCTTCTTATTTAATAAAAACACCCCATATATAGAAGCTTTGGCACTTACATCATTATTTAAATATGGAATTTGGGCAGTTGTGATGAACCTGCTAACTCTTATATTAAATGGAGAACTAAGTCCACAAGGATATATGTTAATTGCTTCACATGGAGCTATGGCTATTCAAGGATTAATTTATGCTCCTTATTACAAGATTAAAATGCGCCATCTTGTTGTTGCATCCCTATGGATTCTGCATAATGACATTATTGATTATGTATTTGAAATGATGCCAATTTATTCTGATTTGACAACCTATATGCAAGAGATTGGCTATTTTACCTTCTGGTTAAGTATCTTAACTATTTTCATTGCTTATAAAATAACAATACCGAAGAAGAAGTGA
- a CDS encoding c-type cytochrome, whose protein sequence is MKRGKGMQFVGDSRISAERTSQIPKDYSEYPGRTEAFWPNFLLKEWLVGSVFLIGFLSLVLAHPSPLEGVADPTTQGYIPLPDWYFLFLYELLKYQFASGPYVILGILVIPGLAFGGLLIAPFLDNGPGRRPPKRPVAIGMMLLALAAVSWLTYESAAAVDWEQRAESNKPIPPSSVEIDTSDPGYAVYENSCIGCHGGELEGTGAGPALMGTEHTAEEIADIAVNGIGGMPADMFQGTDEELEQLVNFILSVNEANE, encoded by the coding sequence GTGAAAAGAGGTAAGGGAATGCAGTTTGTCGGAGATTCACGTATCTCCGCAGAACGCACATCACAAATTCCTAAGGACTATTCGGAGTACCCTGGTAGAACTGAAGCATTTTGGCCAAACTTCCTACTTAAAGAGTGGTTAGTAGGTTCAGTATTCTTAATTGGATTCCTAAGTTTAGTACTTGCTCATCCATCGCCTTTAGAGGGTGTAGCAGATCCAACAACTCAAGGGTATATTCCGTTACCAGACTGGTATTTCTTATTTTTATATGAATTACTAAAATATCAATTTGCAAGTGGACCTTATGTTATTTTAGGTATTCTTGTTATCCCTGGTTTAGCATTTGGTGGTTTACTAATTGCTCCTTTCTTAGATAATGGACCAGGTAGAAGACCTCCTAAACGTCCTGTTGCAATTGGAATGATGTTACTTGCTTTAGCTGCAGTTAGCTGGTTAACTTATGAGTCTGCTGCTGCTGTTGACTGGGAACAGCGTGCTGAATCTAACAAACCAATTCCACCATCAAGTGTTGAAATCGACACAAGTGATCCTGGATATGCTGTTTATGAAAATAGCTGTATAGGCTGTCATGGTGGAGAATTGGAAGGTACAGGTGCTGGACCAGCCTTAATGGGTACGGAGCACACTGCTGAAGAAATTGCTGATATTGCTGTAAATGGTATTGGTGGTATGCCAGCAGACATGTTCCAAGGTACAGATGAAGAACTAGAACAACTAGTAAACTTTATCTTATCTGTAAATGAAGCAAATGAGTAA
- the qcrB gene encoding menaquinol-cytochrome c reductase cytochrome b subunit, translating into MLQKIYDWIDERIDITPIWRDIADHEVPEHVNPAHHFSAFVYCFGGLTFFVLVIQILSGMFLTMYYVPDIENAWKSVYYLQTEIAHGQIVRGMHHWGASVLIVMLLLHTMRVFFQGAYKKPRELNWMVGVLIFFIMLGLGFTGYLLPWDNKAYFATQVGLEIAEQVPFIGAQLKTLLAGDPTIVGAETLTRFFAIHVFFLPAALFALLAVHFILIRRQGIAGPL; encoded by the coding sequence ATGTTACAGAAAATTTATGATTGGATCGATGAACGAATTGATATTACGCCTATTTGGCGGGATATTGCAGATCATGAAGTACCAGAACATGTAAACCCTGCACATCACTTCTCAGCGTTTGTATACTGTTTTGGTGGTCTTACGTTCTTCGTATTAGTAATTCAAATTTTATCTGGTATGTTTTTAACAATGTATTACGTACCGGATATTGAGAATGCTTGGAAGTCTGTATACTATTTACAGACCGAAATAGCTCATGGACAGATTGTTAGAGGTATGCACCACTGGGGTGCGAGTGTTCTAATTGTAATGTTATTACTACATACAATGCGTGTATTTTTCCAAGGTGCTTATAAAAAACCTCGTGAGCTAAACTGGATGGTTGGAGTATTAATCTTCTTCATTATGTTAGGTTTAGGTTTCACAGGTTACTTATTGCCATGGGACAACAAAGCATATTTTGCTACTCAAGTAGGTCTTGAGATTGCAGAACAGGTACCATTTATTGGTGCACAATTAAAAACATTATTAGCTGGTGACCCAACAATTGTTGGTGCTGAAACATTGACACGATTCTTTGCGATTCACGTGTTCTTCTTACCAGCAGCATTATTTGCATTACTAGCAGTACACTTTATCTTGATCCGTAGACAAGGTATTGCTGGACCACTATAA
- a CDS encoding ubiquinol-cytochrome c reductase iron-sulfur subunit, protein MSEKKQQVSRRQFLNYTLTGVGGFMAAGMMVPMLRMAIDPVLKSSAAGDLANVGISVDEITADPQRVEWVVELEDGWYNSKTTRVAWVYKNENDEIVAHSPICKHLGCFVTWEGSSDHPNEYFCPCHDGRYYKDGTNVPGTPPLSPLDEYEQAVENGILFLGEPKPRGEA, encoded by the coding sequence GTGAGCGAAAAGAAACAACAAGTTTCCCGACGACAATTTCTTAACTATACACTAACTGGTGTAGGTGGATTTATGGCTGCAGGTATGATGGTACCTATGCTTAGAATGGCTATTGATCCGGTATTAAAATCTTCTGCTGCTGGAGATTTAGCGAATGTTGGAATTTCTGTAGACGAAATTACTGCAGATCCACAACGTGTTGAGTGGGTAGTTGAGCTAGAGGATGGTTGGTACAATTCAAAAACAACCCGAGTAGCATGGGTATATAAAAATGAAAACGACGAAATAGTAGCGCATTCCCCGATATGTAAACACCTTGGATGTTTTGTAACTTGGGAAGGCAGCTCAGATCATCCAAACGAGTATTTCTGCCCATGTCATGATGGACGCTATTACAAAGATGGTACAAATGTTCCTGGAACACCACCATTAAGTCCATTAGATGAATATGAGCAAGCTGTAGAAAATGGAATTTTATTTCTAGGTGAACCAAAACCAAGAGGGGAGGCGTAA
- a CDS encoding DUF2487 family protein — translation MRWIQKDMSQYIGAKEYIDSLLIPLSPFQLTDSNNMAKHAFQTEVLTIFTNELEKELTGRILLTPNYTYIASNDQEKDTDIERINNWIQHAKSQPFNHCFIITFDAAWKKHEQALDGHLIWLPGMTTGDIHSPEMAMVIRDQVNQVSELIRSYW, via the coding sequence ATGAGATGGATTCAGAAAGATATGAGTCAATATATAGGAGCAAAAGAGTATATTGATTCCTTGCTTATTCCATTAAGTCCGTTTCAGTTAACGGATAGCAATAATATGGCCAAGCATGCTTTTCAAACCGAGGTTTTAACTATTTTTACAAACGAATTAGAAAAAGAATTAACTGGTCGAATTTTGCTTACTCCAAACTACACGTATATTGCAAGTAACGATCAGGAGAAAGATACGGATATTGAAAGAATTAATAATTGGATTCAACATGCTAAATCACAGCCATTTAATCATTGTTTTATTATTACTTTTGATGCTGCTTGGAAGAAGCATGAACAAGCACTAGATGGACATCTTATTTGGTTACCAGGAATGACAACAGGAGATATTCATTCACCTGAAATGGCAATGGTTATTCGTGATCAAGTAAATCAAGTAAGCGAATTAATTCGTTCTTATTGGTAA
- a CDS encoding YpiB family protein → MMQSLISTQDKRDYIQWFLDTHQLKNHESEWILKYLCKDEELLSLVHFVREDIEDYSRGMIISSEETDNKAFVFFKYHIYTSSTDKAFHDIRMQKQLPLFIQFHYPNAMSCPYYAGVLTENPNVKYYQQDTQQVDALLKYMKYEQQIKNLEVEIDQALDELDKSKFNYLTAKLQQLKEQMNH, encoded by the coding sequence ATGATGCAATCACTCATATCTACCCAAGATAAACGAGATTATATCCAATGGTTTTTAGATACACATCAATTGAAAAATCATGAAAGTGAATGGATTTTAAAATATCTTTGTAAGGACGAAGAACTTTTATCTCTCGTTCATTTTGTGCGTGAGGACATTGAAGATTATTCTCGCGGTATGATTATTAGTAGTGAAGAAACTGACAACAAAGCCTTTGTTTTTTTCAAATATCATATTTATACTTCCAGCACAGATAAAGCATTTCACGATATACGCATGCAGAAGCAATTACCTTTATTTATACAATTTCATTATCCAAATGCCATGAGTTGTCCATACTATGCAGGTGTTCTAACTGAAAATCCAAATGTGAAGTATTATCAACAAGATACACAACAAGTAGATGCTTTACTTAAATATATGAAGTATGAGCAACAGATCAAAAACTTAGAAGTAGAAATTGATCAGGCACTAGATGAACTGGATAAATCAAAATTTAATTACCTAACTGCAAAGCTTCAACAATTAAAGGAGCAAATGAATCATTAA
- a CDS encoding tetratricopeptide repeat protein, which yields METILHAIQLLENNQSDQAMNILQQYYLSASDDEKFAICEVYMQWGFLAEANEALQELIDKYPDESELKIMLAQNYVELEDDKAAINILNNIHEEDPAYVQALLQLADLYQAEGLFEVAEMKLMMAKKLQPKESIIDFALGEFFFSTGEFKRAITYYEKVFKQHKEIANISIISRLAEANAASGEYEKALEFYQKVKSNNPNELFKHGLTAFYADRKDIAIKVWGKLLDIDPYYHSVYYELATAYDAEGLIENAYEVCQKGIEFDEHHKELQYFAGVLANKLKDFEASMHYVKKAIELDPDYQEAILFLVELLKEDEQYTEIIDLLEQIQAGDTSDPLYSWELARAYYEEDFIEKAAEQYEDAYMLLEEDPIFLKEYGYFLAEQGKLTEANIAFTKYLQLEPSDEEMKEYVQRLSEI from the coding sequence TTGGAAACCATTCTACATGCGATTCAGCTTCTTGAAAATAATCAAAGTGATCAAGCAATGAATATATTACAGCAATATTATCTGTCGGCATCAGATGATGAGAAATTCGCAATTTGTGAAGTGTATATGCAATGGGGATTCTTGGCAGAAGCTAATGAGGCATTACAAGAACTAATTGATAAATACCCAGATGAAAGCGAATTGAAAATAATGCTGGCGCAGAATTATGTTGAATTAGAGGATGATAAAGCTGCGATTAATATATTAAATAATATTCATGAAGAGGATCCTGCTTATGTTCAAGCACTTTTGCAGCTAGCTGATCTTTATCAAGCTGAAGGATTATTTGAAGTTGCAGAAATGAAGCTTATGATGGCAAAGAAACTTCAGCCTAAAGAAAGTATTATTGACTTTGCTTTAGGGGAATTTTTCTTTTCTACAGGTGAATTTAAACGGGCAATCACTTATTATGAAAAAGTTTTTAAACAACATAAGGAAATTGCTAATATATCAATTATCTCTCGTTTAGCTGAAGCTAATGCAGCATCAGGAGAATATGAAAAAGCGTTAGAATTCTACCAAAAGGTAAAGTCCAATAATCCAAATGAATTATTTAAACATGGATTAACTGCTTTCTATGCAGATCGTAAGGATATCGCCATAAAAGTTTGGGGAAAATTATTAGATATCGATCCGTATTATCATTCTGTATACTATGAATTAGCAACTGCCTATGATGCAGAAGGATTAATTGAAAATGCTTATGAAGTATGTCAGAAAGGCATTGAATTTGACGAACATCATAAGGAATTACAATATTTTGCGGGTGTATTAGCTAATAAATTAAAAGACTTTGAAGCAAGTATGCATTATGTTAAAAAAGCAATTGAATTAGATCCAGATTACCAGGAAGCAATTTTGTTTTTGGTAGAGCTTTTAAAAGAAGATGAGCAGTATACAGAAATTATCGATTTATTAGAGCAAATTCAAGCAGGAGATACAAGTGATCCGCTTTATAGCTGGGAATTAGCTAGAGCTTACTATGAGGAAGATTTTATAGAAAAAGCGGCAGAACAGTATGAAGATGCTTATATGCTACTAGAAGAAGATCCGATATTTTTAAAAGAATATGGATATTTTTTAGCAGAACAAGGAAAATTAACAGAAGCAAATATTGCTTTTACTAAATATTTACAACTAGAACCGTCAGATGAAGAAATGAAAGAATATGTGCAAAGATTAAGTGAGATATAA
- the aroA gene encoding 3-phosphoshikimate 1-carboxyvinyltransferase, which translates to MTEVKFQPSTKGLSGEMEVPGDKSISHRAIMFGSMATGTTKITNFLQSDDCLHTLEAFRSLGVAIEHQESSITIYGKGIDSFKEPTVPVYFGNSGTAARLMLGLLASLPFYTVIHGDPHLTIRPMDRVIIPLKEMGASIDGRGEGSLLPLGIRGRQLKGIDYILPVKSAQVKSAILIAGLLADGVTKVTEIDTSRDHTERMLTAFGAEVHVDGLEISIQGKQKLTGTNVHVPGDISSAAFFIVAAAIVPNSTLTIKNVGLNETRTGIIDVLQQMGGNITISNEQMIGGEHFGDITVKHSHLRGIEINGKIIPRLIDEIPIIALLATQADGKTVITDAEELRVKETDRIEATVDVLTTLGAKIEPLEDGMIIHGNTNLSGGKVKSYSDHRIAMMGAIASLIAKEEVILDDDSSISVSYPNFLEDLHQLTQS; encoded by the coding sequence ATGACAGAAGTAAAATTTCAACCAAGCACAAAAGGTCTTTCTGGAGAAATGGAAGTACCCGGAGATAAATCGATTTCACATCGCGCCATTATGTTTGGTTCCATGGCAACAGGTACAACTAAGATTACTAATTTCCTTCAAAGTGATGATTGTTTACATACTTTAGAAGCATTTCGTTCCTTAGGTGTTGCAATAGAACATCAGGAATCATCAATTACAATTTATGGAAAAGGTATTGATTCTTTTAAAGAACCAACAGTACCAGTTTATTTCGGCAATTCAGGTACCGCAGCTAGATTAATGTTAGGACTTCTAGCAAGTTTGCCTTTTTATACTGTCATTCATGGTGACCCACATTTAACCATACGCCCAATGGATAGAGTGATTATTCCATTAAAAGAAATGGGTGCCTCTATCGATGGAAGAGGAGAAGGTAGCTTACTTCCTTTAGGAATTCGAGGACGGCAGTTAAAAGGCATAGATTATATATTACCTGTGAAGAGCGCACAGGTGAAATCAGCAATTTTAATCGCAGGGTTACTTGCAGATGGTGTAACTAAGGTAACTGAAATAGATACATCAAGAGATCATACAGAAAGAATGTTAACAGCTTTTGGAGCTGAGGTTCATGTGGATGGACTAGAAATTTCTATTCAAGGAAAACAGAAGCTAACTGGAACAAATGTACATGTGCCTGGTGATATATCTTCTGCAGCTTTCTTTATTGTGGCCGCAGCAATCGTCCCTAATAGTACATTAACAATTAAAAATGTTGGTTTAAATGAAACACGAACAGGTATTATTGATGTTTTACAACAAATGGGAGGAAACATCACTATTTCTAATGAACAAATGATTGGTGGAGAACACTTCGGTGATATAACAGTTAAACATAGTCATTTACGTGGCATAGAAATAAATGGTAAAATAATCCCTAGGTTAATCGATGAAATTCCAATTATTGCATTATTAGCTACACAAGCTGATGGAAAAACTGTCATTACTGATGCAGAAGAATTAAGGGTAAAAGAAACAGATCGTATTGAAGCTACTGTCGATGTTCTAACAACGTTAGGAGCTAAAATTGAACCATTAGAAGATGGTATGATCATTCATGGCAATACAAACTTATCTGGCGGTAAAGTAAAATCCTATAGTGATCATCGTATTGCAATGATGGGAGCAATCGCATCATTGATTGCAAAGGAAGAAGTAATTTTAGATGATGATAGCTCTATTTCTGTTTCCTATCCAAATTTCTTAGAGGATTTACATCAATTAACCCAATCTTAA
- a CDS encoding prephenate dehydrogenase produces the protein MKYKILIAGLGLIGGSIAKAIGKANQHTIIGYDTNEDTIKFARENNIIQESYPTFTEAATHADIIFLAAPISKTIGLMEQLNAIEFDHHVIVTDVSSVKGSIIDTAQHLSNKNISFIGGHPMAGSHKNGIRAAKEHLFENAMYILTPTTACSEKHVDTLKEVLKETKSHFVVLNPQEHDEMTSVVSHFPHLIAASLVHQARRWQETHAYLPELAAGGFRDITRIASSNPEMWQDIFYHNGSKMTQLLDEWIVEMQTLKNVLEQNDKDKMTTYLHQAKSYRDGLNNTKRGALPSYFDLYVDVKDQPGAIASVAQLLADNQISLTNIRILEIRDDIFGALRLSVSSKKSQLRAYDVLRSQGYDVQYSE, from the coding sequence ATGAAATATAAAATTTTAATTGCTGGTCTTGGACTAATTGGTGGTTCAATAGCTAAAGCAATCGGTAAAGCCAATCAACATACCATTATTGGTTATGACACAAATGAAGACACAATTAAGTTTGCTCGTGAAAATAATATTATTCAGGAATCATATCCTACATTTACAGAGGCTGCTACACATGCAGATATTATTTTTCTTGCTGCACCTATTTCAAAAACAATTGGGTTAATGGAACAATTAAATGCAATTGAATTTGATCATCATGTCATCGTAACAGATGTTTCTTCTGTTAAAGGTTCTATTATTGATACTGCTCAGCATTTATCAAACAAGAACATTTCTTTTATCGGCGGTCATCCGATGGCTGGTTCTCATAAAAACGGTATTCGAGCAGCGAAGGAGCATCTTTTTGAGAATGCGATGTATATTTTAACACCGACGACAGCATGCTCGGAAAAACATGTTGATACACTAAAAGAGGTTTTAAAAGAGACCAAAAGTCATTTTGTCGTTTTAAATCCACAAGAACATGATGAAATGACAAGTGTAGTATCACATTTTCCGCATTTAATAGCCGCTTCATTAGTGCATCAGGCAAGAAGATGGCAAGAAACACATGCATATCTACCGGAATTAGCTGCAGGTGGATTTAGAGATATTACAAGAATTGCGTCAAGTAATCCAGAAATGTGGCAAGATATTTTCTATCACAATGGTTCTAAAATGACTCAGCTTTTAGATGAGTGGATTGTTGAAATGCAGACATTAAAGAATGTTTTGGAGCAGAATGATAAGGATAAAATGACGACCTATTTACATCAAGCCAAAAGCTATCGTGATGGATTAAATAATACGAAACGTGGAGCACTTCCGTCTTACTTTGATTTATATGTCGATGTAAAAGACCAACCAGGAGCAATTGCATCTGTTGCTCAATTGCTTGCTGATAATCAAATCAGTCTTACTAACATTCGCATTTTGGAAATTCGTGACGATATCTTTGGTGCACTTCGCTTATCTGTATCTTCAAAGAAATCTCAGCTTCGTGCCTATGATGTTTTACGTAGTCAAGGCTATGATGTTCAATATAGTGAATGA
- the aroH gene encoding chorismate mutase has protein sequence MTRGVRGATTVVNNEANEILENTKALLQEMIEKNNIIPASVSHVFVSVTSDIDAVFPAKSIREFPGWKYVPVMCMREIDVPNSLEKCIRIMMVVNTAKSQQDIQHIFQKEAIRLRPDLVEEEE, from the coding sequence ATGACACGTGGTGTTCGTGGAGCGACAACTGTTGTAAATAATGAAGCAAATGAAATTTTAGAAAACACGAAAGCTTTACTTCAAGAAATGATTGAAAAAAATAATATTATACCTGCATCTGTTTCACATGTTTTTGTTTCTGTAACAAGTGATATAGATGCTGTCTTCCCTGCAAAATCAATTCGCGAATTTCCTGGTTGGAAATATGTTCCTGTCATGTGTATGCGTGAAATCGATGTACCAAATAGTTTAGAAAAATGCATCCGAATCATGATGGTAGTAAATACAGCTAAAAGTCAGCAAGATATCCAACATATTTTTCAAAAAGAAGCGATTCGCTTGCGTCCTGATCTAGTGGAAGAGGAAGAATAA
- the aroB gene encoding 3-dehydroquinate synthase, producing the protein MDNIIVQSSSHSYQIIVAENIRFQIKKYVTKDYSSIMVVTDDQVAKLYLDDILSNFSDDQVYSVIIPSGEQSKSFETYYKLQTEALKHKLDRKSLIIALGGGVVGDLAGFVAATFLRGIDYIQVPTTILAHDSSVGGKVAINHELGKNLIGSFYPPVAVIYDVETLNSLSPSEIRSGYAELVKEALISNAYFFEEILATNLADLSNQVLIDHLKKGIRVKAEIVESDEKEAGIRKFLNLGHTLAHALEAELGYGVITHGEAVAIGTLFAMSVSEETFDVTLPYEEFKQWLIENEYPLQLPSLDIEKLIHIMKLDKKVVNHKIQMVLMKAIGQLVVVEIDDEKLHCFLKKFISELMDK; encoded by the coding sequence ATGGATAATATCATTGTTCAATCTTCATCACATTCCTATCAAATTATTGTAGCAGAAAATATTCGTTTTCAGATTAAAAAATATGTGACGAAGGATTACTCATCAATTATGGTAGTAACAGATGATCAAGTTGCTAAATTATATTTAGATGATATTTTAAGCAATTTTTCTGACGATCAGGTGTACTCTGTCATTATTCCTTCTGGTGAGCAATCTAAAAGCTTTGAAACCTATTATAAATTGCAAACTGAAGCATTAAAACATAAGTTAGATAGAAAATCTTTGATTATAGCATTAGGCGGAGGGGTAGTAGGTGATCTTGCTGGATTTGTAGCTGCTACTTTCCTTCGAGGAATTGATTATATTCAAGTACCAACAACCATTTTAGCGCATGATAGTAGTGTAGGTGGTAAAGTTGCAATCAATCATGAATTAGGAAAAAATCTAATTGGTAGTTTCTATCCACCAGTGGCTGTAATTTATGATGTAGAAACATTGAATTCATTAAGTCCTAGTGAAATTCGTTCAGGATATGCAGAATTAGTAAAAGAAGCACTTATCTCTAATGCCTATTTCTTTGAGGAAATTCTAGCAACTAATCTTGCTGATTTATCCAATCAAGTACTTATTGATCATTTGAAAAAAGGGATTCGTGTAAAAGCTGAAATTGTAGAATCTGATGAAAAAGAAGCGGGAATTCGAAAATTCTTAAATCTAGGTCATACACTAGCACATGCATTGGAAGCAGAATTAGGATATGGTGTCATTACACATGGAGAAGCGGTTGCAATAGGGACACTTTTCGCTATGAGTGTTAGTGAAGAGACATTTGATGTGACATTGCCATATGAGGAGTTTAAGCAATGGCTGATAGAAAATGAATATCCTTTGCAATTACCAAGCTTAGATATTGAAAAATTAATCCATATCATGAAATTAGATAAAAAAGTAGTTAATCATAAAATTCAAATGGTTTTAATGAAAGCCATTGGACAGCTTGTTGTTGTTGAAATAGATGATGAGAAATTGCACTGCTTTTTAAAAAAATTTATAAGTGAGTTGATGGATAAATGA